The genomic window AGTAAATGCTATAGCAAAAAATAAGCCAGCATATTTCATTGCTAGCTTATTTTAATTTAATAATATTCAGTTATCTTTTTGAAATAACGAATTAATTACTTCAGAGTTTTAACACCATCAGGCGTTCCCATAAGAACGATATCTGCACCTCTATTTGCAAATAATCCTACGGTAACAACACCAGCAATGTTATTAATTTTGTTTTCCAGTGCGACAGGGTCAACAATACTCAAGTTATAAACATCTAAAATAACATTACCATTATCAGTCACAACATTTTGACGATATTCAGGAGTACCGCCCAATTTCACTAATTCACGTGCCACATAACTACGTGCCATTGGAATAACTTCAACAGGCAATGGGAATTTACCTAACACATCAACACGTTTTGACTCATCAATAATACAAACAAAAGTCTTCGCGATAGCTGCAATAACTTTTTCACGTGTGAGTGCCGCACCACCGCCTTTGATCATGTTCATATGATGATCAATTTCATCCGCGCCATCAACATAAACATCCAGCGAATCAACTGAATTACAATCAAAAACTGGAATACCGTATGATTTTAATTTTGCGGTTGATGCATCCGAGCTAGATACTGCACCTTCTATTTGACCTTTTATTGTTGCTAATGCATCAATAAAATGAGAAGCCGTTGAGCCAGTACCGACTCCAACAATTGAACCAGGTTTCACATAATCTAATGCTGCCCAACCTACCGCTTTCTTTAATTCGTCCTGAGTCATGCTCATTCCTTCCGCTAGTTTTAAGGAGTGTTTACACCAATTAATTCAGGTTACATAAGGCTTCAAACCTTACGGATTAATTAATACATTAGAAGCCAAAACGCTTCTGTCACTCAAGCCGCAAATTGTCTGCCAATAAATATGTAACCTAATATATGACGAGTATAATATAAGTAGTATATACCTAAGACTTTACAAGTTCAGCTTTGAACACCATGTTTGTGCACTATATCCATCATACTGCAAATAATTGTTTGCCGCCTATTTGATAGATATTTTTTCCTTTTTTGCTGCTGTTTTCACAAAAGAATTTAACATAAAAGATAAGTCTACAGGAAATAATGCAAATTTTTTGTGCGCATCACCGCTAGCGTATCCAATGTAATGCATATTTCGGATGTTATTGTGCAATAATATGTCATAGTGAGAAGAAGAATAACAACAAGGAGAACACTCCCCCATGAAGCGCCCTGATTATCGCGCATTGCAGGCACTGGATGCTGTCATTCGTGAACGAGGATTCGAACGCGCAGCACAAAAATTGTGTATAACTCAATCTGCTGTGTCACAACGTATAAAACAGCTTGAGAACCTATTTGGTCAACCATTACTTGTTCGTACTGTGCCACCACATCCCACAGAACAAGGGCAAAAGCTTTTAG from Providencia sneebia DSM 19967 includes these protein-coding regions:
- the rpiA gene encoding ribose-5-phosphate isomerase RpiA; translation: MTQDELKKAVGWAALDYVKPGSIVGVGTGSTASHFIDALATIKGQIEGAVSSSDASTAKLKSYGIPVFDCNSVDSLDVYVDGADEIDHHMNMIKGGGAALTREKVIAAIAKTFVCIIDESKRVDVLGKFPLPVEVIPMARSYVARELVKLGGTPEYRQNVVTDNGNVILDVYNLSIVDPVALENKINNIAGVVTVGLFANRGADIVLMGTPDGVKTLK